Below is a window of Desmonostoc muscorum LEGE 12446 DNA.
CGATCGCAAACGTAAACACCAAAATAAATAACGTCAACGCCCACACCGCAGGTACAATAGCTTGACTTTGTTGGAACGCCCAACTGTAGTGCAGATACAGTCCTAGATTCACAATCGTACCGCGCACCGAAAAAATACACAGCGCCGCCCAAAAGGGAAACTGCTTCAAACGAATAGGCGGTAAAGAATAAGCAGTACCAATGGTCAAACTAATTGCCACCATCCCCAACAAAAACGGCCCAGTTAGCCACGCCACAACTAGCGCCAAAATCCCAGTAATTCCTACAATTAATTGCCCAGTTTTACGGGAAAATTCCCCAGAAGCTAACGGTAAATGAGGCTTATTAATCTTATCAATTTCAACATCTTCTAATTGATTCAGCCCCACAATGTAGACATTGCCACACAAACAAGAAATCCATGCGGCGAAGAGGGGGAGTAGGGAGTGGGGAGTAGGGAGTGGGGGAACAGTAGGATTACTAACGGCAATGGCAATTAAATATAAACCCAACACACTGAGACTTGTACCAATAATCGTGTGTGGGCGAGAGAATTTCCAGAAAGCATACAACCAATCAAAAGAAAATGGAATGGGTTTGCTTGACAAAGGGCTATTTTCAGAAGTCTGGCTCATGAGTAGGTTAGATACACTATTCTGGCTTGTTGTTAATCATTGTCACAGAATTTGGTCATTAGTCATTTGTCATTAGTCATTTGTTTTTCTTTGCGTCTCCCCACGCCCAATGCCCAATGCCCCATCCCCAAATTTGTGCGATCGCCTTTATCAGTGGGAATCATAACAAAAATTATCACGGTAAAGATCCGATGGCTTACCAAAACATTACCGCCTCCCTTTCCCCAGCAGATATCCAAGAAATTAAAGCTGCCTTTGCGACTATCCAAGCAAAATTACCTTTTCTCGTGACTCTGAGTGCAGAAGAACGACGCAACTTATTTAAGATGGGCGATAAAAGACTAGCTTTTGTCAACACTAGCCTGATTGCTGCCCAATCTAACCGAGACATTTTACCAGCCAGTTTTGATTTAGATGAATTTGTGCGGGATTATCAACTAGCTGCTAACCTCACCGAAGTTTTGATTGGACTGCGACAACTGACAGAACAGGTAGATGATACCCTAATGGCAGTCGGTAGCGAAGCAATGGGTAGCAGCTTGACAGTTTATGATTACGTCAAGACAGCTGCTAAGAAAACTCCAGGTTTAAAAACTATTGCTGAACAATTAGGCGATCGCTTTAAAGCTATAAAGAGTAAACCAGCTAAAGTTGCTGTCGATTCTTAAAGAATTTTTTAAAAGCCTTTAGTGATGTAGCCAATACTTTGAGATCCCCCTAAATCCCCCGATAAATTGGGGGACTTTAATTCTAGTTCCCCCCTTCTTTAAGGGGGGTTAGGGGGGATCAAAACGTTAACTAAACCCTATTACCTTAAAAACGGTGACTTTAATTCTAGTTCCCCCCTTCTTTAAGGGGGGTTAGGGGGGATCAAAACGTTAACTAAACCCTATTACCTTAAAAACGATGCCTTTAACTCCAGTTCCCCCCTTCTTTAAGGGGGGTTAGGGGGGATCTCCAATGACTATGCACCAAAACCTACGCAGTATTGGGTAGGGGGTATAAACACTCTTAACTATGACAAACAAACTCAATAGCAGCAATCTCCATCTACCTTACAATCCAAAGCTTGTAGAAAGAGCGAAAGAACTTCGTAAAAATATGACCCCAGCCGAAAAAAAGCTGTGGTATGAATATTTGAGAAATTTTCAATATCGGGTTTTAAGACAACGACCGATTAATCATTTCATAGTTGATTTCTACTGTCCTACTTTACAAACAGTGATTGAAATTGATGGGCATAGCCATTTTACAAATGAAGGTCAAGATTATGATCTGGAGAGAACAAACATTTTAGAAGGCTATGGTTTAAAGATTATTAGGTTTACAAATAGTCAAGTTTTAAATCACTTTGATAGTGTGTGTGAGCAGATACAGCATCTGATCCCCCCTAACCCCCCTTAAAAAAGGGGGGAACCGGAATTAAAGTCCCCCTTCTTAAGGGGGATTTAGGGGGATCTCCAATGACTATGCACCTTAGAGGTTGTTTAAAAAGTGGTTGGCTGTGATTTTAGACACTTCTAGATCCCCCCTAACCCCCCTTAAAAAAGGGGGGAACCGGAATTAAAGTCCCCCTTCTTTAAGGGGGATTTAGGGGGATCTCCAATGACTATGCACCTTAACCGAATCGTATTGAGGTCTCCTGATTTGCAAAACGAGATGTATTTATTTTGTAAATGAACCTCAAAGCATCGTCAATGAACCTCAGAGCTTCGTCAATAAACCTCAAAGCTTCGTAAATGAACCTCAGAGCTTCGCCGATGAACCTCAGAGCTTCGCCAATAAACCTCAAAGCTTCGTCAATAAACCTCAGAGCTTCGCCGATGAACCTCAGAGCTTCGCCGATGAACCTCAAAGCTTCGCCGATGAACCTCAGAGCTTCGCCGATGAACCTCAAAGCTTCATCAATGAACCTCAGAGCTTCGTTAATGAGTCTTTAATACTCGTGGGCGAGTATTAAAGACTCACAATCAGGAATTAGGAATTGCAAGGTTGTTGTTATACTCATAACCGCGTGCAATCTGCCGCCTTGCCCTGATTTATGCTCATAACTCCCCGCCACACTAACAAGCTCTCGCTCTTTTTCCTTTTCTGTTTCACCCTACTCCTGACTTTCCTCCTCTCTCTAACTTGGGTAAACGCCAAAGAAACCCCCAAACTCAAACCCCAAGATTGGCAGATTAACGGTATATCAGCAGCCCTTGATGATGGATACGACCAAGTTAAGGAATATGCTCTGCTCAATTTAGTTGGATATGATCTCAAAGATTTAAAATCCTTGGGCAATAAACCAGAGGAAATTGCTCAAAAAGCTGCCAATATCCTCAAGGATAAATCCGTTGACTCAACTGTTCGTAACCGTGCAGCAGACGCATTGGGAAATCTGGGGGAGGCAGCCAAACCTTACGTCAAAGACATCCTCGACATCCTCAAGGATAAAACCGTTGATTCTGATGTTCATTTCGGTGCAGCATCGGCATTGGTAAGTCTGGGGGAGGCAGCTAAACCCTACGTCAAAGATATCCTCGACTTCCTCAAGGATAAAACCGTTGACCCTTTTGTTCGTAACCATGCAGCATGGGTATTGGGAAATCTGGGGGAGGCAGCCAAACCCTACGTCAAAGACATCCTCGACTTCCTCAAGGATAAAACCGTTGACTCAACTGTTCGTTCCGGTGCAGCATCGGGATTGGGAAATCTGGGGGAGGTAGCCAAACCCTACGCCAAAGACATCGCTGACATCCTCAAGGATAAAACCGTTGACTCAACTGTTCGTTACGGTGCAGCAGAGGCATTGGGAAGTCTGGGGGAGGCTGCTAAACCCTACGTCAAAGACATCCTCGACATCCTCAAGGATAAAACCGTTATCCTTTTTGTTCGTAACCGTGCAGCATGGGTATTACGAAATCTGGGGGAGGCTGCCAAACCCTACGTCAAAGACATCCTCGACATCCTCAAGGATAAAACCGTTGACTCCGATGTTCGTTCCGGTGCAGCATGGGCATTGGGAAATCTGGGGGAGGCTGCCAAACCCTACGCCAAAGACATCCTCGACTTCCTCAAGGATAAATCCGTTGACTCCCTTGTTCGTTACAGTGCAGCAGACGCATTGGAAAATCTGGGGGAGGCTGCCAAACCCTACGTCAAAGACATCCTCGACATCCTCAAGGATCAAACCGTTGGTTCTGATGTTCGTTTCCGTGCAGCAGACGCATTGGAAAATCTGGGGGAGGCTGCCAAACCCTACGTCAAAGACATCCTCGACATCCTCAAGGATAAATCCGTTGACTCAAATGTTCGTTACAATGCAGCACGGGCATTGATAAACATAGAACAACTCAACCTGAATAATATTCTTGTAATTCTGGATAGCATTTATTACGCAGACCAATCAGAATTTCCACGTTGGCGATTTTTAACCTATTTCCTGGGTGGCGGCACTGATGAAGTAAAAACCTTACTGACATGGCTGGGTTTTCCTAACACTAAAACAATTCCTGCTCAAATAAGCCACGATCGCGGTGAGAAAACTCTCAAAATATTTGCCCAAGCATGGGAACCCAGCCAAGGTTTAGGACGATTACAGGAAGACTTAGCAAAGCAAATTGCTGTAGTTGCGAAAAAAGTCTCTTGGCAACCAAACGATATTATTCTGTTAGAAACTCATTACAACAACCTCAAAAAAGCTGGTTCCAACGAAGCTGATTCACTGCAATCAGTCATAGTTAAGCTCAAGGGTTGACAGTAGTTTTTTAAGAGGATGTTTTAAAAGTGGTTGGCTGTAATTTTAGGCACTTGTTGATCCCCCCAACCCCCCTTAAAAAGGGGGGCAAATTCTCTAAAAGTCCCCCTTTTTAAGGGGGATTTAGGGGGATCTAAAAAGTTAGGAGGCTAAACGAGCAGTTTGAAAACACGCCCTAGCCCTGATCTTTGCCTACCCCAAATTTCCCCAAATCCAAGCCATCTTCTTCTGGAACCCTTAGGTACACCGTATTCTCGGCGTCGGCTATGTGGGCTTTCTCCTCACCTGGTTTCCACCCTTGCGCCGCAAATTATTTGAACCCCGTTTCTAGTTAACTGGAGTTTAGAAACCGCAACTACACAGGCAAAACCCACCTTCGTGGGTTTCAAAGCGTATATTTTTTATTAGCCCACGCAGGTGGGCTTCGTTTGTGTAGCCGCGAATTCCATTCGCCCTGGCTTCAGGAATACTTATTCCCGCACAACAACCCAAACCGAACTAACCCACGCTCGTAACCCCGACGCATCAACCCCAATGATAACGCCCCTTGAATAGTACTCCAACCCGCATTTAGTAAACCCCAAAGCGCCTGCGGAGTGAACGCCGAATCAATCACCACATTCCAAAATGGCGCAACAGCCTGCGACCAGTCAGCAGTACGAACATTGTTTAATGGAAGTTGACGTGCTATGCCTTCATACTCTGGCAAAGAAATCACATAAGGCAAACAATACACCCGATAAATATCCTGCAAATGCTTTTCCTCATCCGCCGTCAACGGTGACTCATCAGTTGCTCGATGGCACCAAGTCACCATAATAAACACACCACCAGGCTTTAACACCCGATAACACTCCTGCATAAACTTGGTTTTATCCGGCATATGTTCGCCACTTTCCAGCGACCAAACCAAGTCAAAAGAATTATCAGCAAAAGGCATTCCTTGAGCATTCGCCACCTGAAATTCTGTTCTTTGACTCAAATTCGCCTCTAAGGCGCGTTCCGTTGCTCTCGCGGCTTGCACAGGACTCAAAGTAATCCCTGTGGCGTGAGCATTAAACTTTTGAGCCAAGTATAAAGAACTGCCCCCAATGCCACAACCCACATCCAGAATATTTGACGCCGCCTCTACCCCCGCCCAAGTCAGTAATTCTTCAATCAAATCAATTTGCGCTTGACGACGGTCTTTTTTCTCACTACCATCAGCCCCGTAGTAGCCGTGGTGCATATGTTCCCCCCAAATCTGTTCCCACAGACCAGAGGAAGCATCGTAAAATTGTTGAATTTGCTGGTAAAGTGTTGCACTCATGAAAAAGCAGTCTCAAGAGAGAGCAGAGTTCAAAAAAACATACTCGTAGGCTACCATGTATGTTTTTAATTAAATAAGGGTATTTTTGTTCCAGAGAACGTAAACCATGATGTATCCTCCTGGGAAAAAACTTTGCAGTTTTACCTCAATAAACTGTTATTGCTCGAATTTATACCAATGATTCCAAAGAGGGCTACAGATTTAAGCATGTGCCAACCCATATTAAATCTGGTTTTCTGAATTTTGAATTTTGAATTTTGAATTAATTATGACTGTTGCTCGGACAATTTGTTTGGGATTTCTGGCTGTCATCGCGATAGGAACTATCTTATTGATGATGCCTTTTTCAACTAGCGGTGGTACGTGGAATAACCTGATTGTGGCACTATTCACTTCTACATCCGCAGTTTGCGTCACAGGTTTATCAGTAGTTGACCCTGGTACTTATTTTTCTTTCTGGGGTCAATTGTTTATTGCCCTATTAGCTCAGATTGGCGGATTGGGTTACATGACAACCACCACATTTCTGATTTTGCTAATAGGACGTAAGTTTGATATGCGGCAAAAAATCGCAATTCAACAAGCTTTAGACCGACCGGGAATGAGTGGTAGCGCCCAAGTTATCCGCTCAATTATTGCCACAACATTGATTTTTGAAATTACTGGTGTATTTTTACTTTTGCCCGCCTTTGTTCCCGATCATGGTTGGAAAAATGGACTGTGGTTAGCGATTTTTCATAGTATCAATGCTTGGAATAATGCTGGATTTAGTTTGTTTAAAGATAACTTGATTAGTTATCAGTCATCTTTTTTAGTGGTCTTCACTATCACAATGTTGATTATTTTTGGGGGAATTGGCTATCAGGTAATTTTGCAGATGTATATTTGGTTGCGCGATCGCCTTCTCAAAAAAACTACTGCCCAATTATTTTCTCTAGACTTTAAAGTTGCCACCAGCACAACAATTATCTTGCTAATTCTAGGAACAATTGCCTTTTTCTGTATAGAAATTAGAAATCCTGCAACATTTGGTTCATTAAGTTTATATGACCAGATATTAGTAGCTTGGTTTCAATCAGTCACACCGAGAACTGCTGGCTTTAACACCATTGATATTGGCAAAATGACTACGGCTGGTTTATTTATTACGATTGCGCTGATGTTTATTGGTGCAAGTCCAGGTGGTACGGGAGGCGGCATGAAAACAACAACCCTGAGAGTCTTGACAAGTTGCACCAAAGCAATTCTTCAGGGCAAAGAAGAAGTTTTATTATATGAACGCAAGATAGCAATATCTTTAATTTTGAAAGCTGTGGGTGTGTTGGTGGGTTCAGTAGCGACCGTGATTTTAGCGACTATTTTAATTAGTCTCACAGATCCGACATTGGATTTTATTCAGATTTTATTTGAAGTGGTATCAGCCTTTGCCACTGTGGGGCTTTCCACAGGCATCACAGCAACTATCACCACAGCAGCCAAGCTTGTCTTAATTATCACCATGTATGTTGGACGAGTAGGTGTTTTACTGCTGATGTCCGCTGTATTAGGAGACCCCCGTCCTAGTAGAATTCATTATCCTGAAGAAAACTTACTTGTGGGATAGGTAGGGGAGATGAGGGAGATGTGGTTCGACTTCGCTCACCAACCGGGAGATGAGGAAGATGAGGGAGAATAATAACTCCTAATTCCTAACTCCTAACTTCTAACTCCTGACCAAACTGATAAAATATACAATCTAAGGCAAAAATAAAATTTTTAATTCAAGCGGGATAACCGTTTTTTGCCCTAAATACAGGGAGCCATAATAAGGATAACAACTGTGAATCTGTCATCGTTAGGTTTTTTTCGCAGTTTACGTAGAGATAACCACCAATTTGCGGTAATTGGCTTAGGTCGTTTT
It encodes the following:
- a CDS encoding HEAT repeat domain-containing protein; this encodes MLITPRHTNKLSLFFLFCFTLLLTFLLSLTWVNAKETPKLKPQDWQINGISAALDDGYDQVKEYALLNLVGYDLKDLKSLGNKPEEIAQKAANILKDKSVDSTVRNRAADALGNLGEAAKPYVKDILDILKDKTVDSDVHFGAASALVSLGEAAKPYVKDILDFLKDKTVDPFVRNHAAWVLGNLGEAAKPYVKDILDFLKDKTVDSTVRSGAASGLGNLGEVAKPYAKDIADILKDKTVDSTVRYGAAEALGSLGEAAKPYVKDILDILKDKTVILFVRNRAAWVLRNLGEAAKPYVKDILDILKDKTVDSDVRSGAAWALGNLGEAAKPYAKDILDFLKDKSVDSLVRYSAADALENLGEAAKPYVKDILDILKDQTVGSDVRFRAADALENLGEAAKPYVKDILDILKDKSVDSNVRYNAARALINIEQLNLNNILVILDSIYYADQSEFPRWRFLTYFLGGGTDEVKTLLTWLGFPNTKTIPAQISHDRGEKTLKIFAQAWEPSQGLGRLQEDLAKQIAVVAKKVSWQPNDIILLETHYNNLKKAGSNEADSLQSVIVKLKG
- a CDS encoding TrkH family potassium uptake protein — its product is MTVARTICLGFLAVIAIGTILLMMPFSTSGGTWNNLIVALFTSTSAVCVTGLSVVDPGTYFSFWGQLFIALLAQIGGLGYMTTTTFLILLIGRKFDMRQKIAIQQALDRPGMSGSAQVIRSIIATTLIFEITGVFLLLPAFVPDHGWKNGLWLAIFHSINAWNNAGFSLFKDNLISYQSSFLVVFTITMLIIFGGIGYQVILQMYIWLRDRLLKKTTAQLFSLDFKVATSTTIILLILGTIAFFCIEIRNPATFGSLSLYDQILVAWFQSVTPRTAGFNTIDIGKMTTAGLFITIALMFIGASPGGTGGGMKTTTLRVLTSCTKAILQGKEEVLLYERKIAISLILKAVGVLVGSVATVILATILISLTDPTLDFIQILFEVVSAFATVGLSTGITATITTAAKLVLIITMYVGRVGVLLLMSAVLGDPRPSRIHYPEENLLVG
- a CDS encoding endonuclease domain-containing protein, with the translated sequence MTNKLNSSNLHLPYNPKLVERAKELRKNMTPAEKKLWYEYLRNFQYRVLRQRPINHFIVDFYCPTLQTVIEIDGHSHFTNEGQDYDLERTNILEGYGLKIIRFTNSQVLNHFDSVCEQIQHLIPPNPP
- a CDS encoding homogentisate phytyltransferase — its product is MSQTSENSPLSSKPIPFSFDWLYAFWKFSRPHTIIGTSLSVLGLYLIAIAVSNPTVPPLPTPHSLLPLFAAWISCLCGNVYIVGLNQLEDVEIDKINKPHLPLASGEFSRKTGQLIVGITGILALVVAWLTGPFLLGMVAISLTIGTAYSLPPIRLKQFPFWAALCIFSVRGTIVNLGLYLHYSWAFQQSQAIVPAVWALTLFILVFTFAIAIFKDIPDMEGDRLYNISTFTIQLGAPAVFNLALWVITVCYVGIILVAVLPVASVNPIFVVITHLGLLVWMWLRSLAVDLEDKSAIAQFYQFIWKLFFIEYLIFPIACLLA
- a CDS encoding methyltransferase domain-containing protein, translated to MSATLYQQIQQFYDASSGLWEQIWGEHMHHGYYGADGSEKKDRRQAQIDLIEELLTWAGVEAASNILDVGCGIGGSSLYLAQKFNAHATGITLSPVQAARATERALEANLSQRTEFQVANAQGMPFADNSFDLVWSLESGEHMPDKTKFMQECYRVLKPGGVFIMVTWCHRATDESPLTADEEKHLQDIYRVYCLPYVISLPEYEGIARQLPLNNVRTADWSQAVAPFWNVVIDSAFTPQALWGLLNAGWSTIQGALSLGLMRRGYERGLVRFGLLCGNKYS